CCTCGGCATCCCTCTTCTCCTGCTGAGCGATCTGCTGGTGGATGTCCAGGcacttctcctccagctcccgcTCGGCACAGAGGTCGGCATGGGTTCCCACCATACACACCACAGCGTGGGGCACCTTGGAACCCAGCCAGTGCAAGAAATAGCCCACCGAGGGGTAGAAGTGCTGGGGGACGTAGGCACTCAAATTCACCACCAGCACGTACAAGGCTccaggggagaggaagaaagactgGATCACATCGTAGCTCGGGTCCCCCGCCAGCTCGTACACGATGAACGTCAGGCCCCGCTCCGCGTCCGCCGTCCAGTCCATCACCTCGATGCCCTTGCTGCCTGACAGCCCCGGTCCCGATGGCACCTGGGGGGCATCCGTCGGTGGTGCAGGGCACGGCGCTTCTCCTTTCCCTCGGTGGGAGGGCACGTGAGAAGGAAGGTCCTGCTGGGACGCGTCCTCCGGGAAGGGGCAGCACGCAGCCGGCGCTCTCCCAgcgtcctgctgctgcccagggcagcctctgggctgggtgctgcccgcATCCAGGCTCCCCAAGTCCTCCTTCTGCCCGTCCTCCTCCATCAGGCATCGCCTCAGCAGGGTCTTGCCCGCATCCTTCGGGCCCATGAGGACCAGCTTGAGGCGGGGCTTGAGGGCGGGCTGGGAGtgggccagctcctgctggtaGGCCGCGATGTAGGGGATGCCCTTCATGCAGACCTCGTAGGGAGGCTGGATGAGGGGGTTGTCTTTGATTTTCCACAGGGTGACGCGGGAGAGCTGCCCGAAGCCCTCGGGCAGGATGGCGATCTGGTTGCCTTGCAGGaccagctcctccaggctgtGCAGGAGCACGACGGAGTCAGGCAGGTAGCGGATGCGGTTGTTGTCCAGCCAGAGGGTGCGCAGCTGGCGGAGCTGGCAGAGGCGAGGGGGCAGCACGGTCAGCTGGTTGCGGCTCAGGtacagctcctccagccccggcAGCGCCAGGACGGCGGCGGGGAACTCGGCCAGCAGGTTGGAGGAGAGGTTCAGCATCTTGAGCCGCTGCAGGCTGCCGAAACCGGCGGGCAGCGCCCGCAGCTGGTTGCCGTCCAGCATCAGGCTCTCCAGGCCGCCCAGCTGGCACAGACCCTCGGGCAGCGCCGCCAGCCCCGTGCCGCTCAGCCAGAGGATCTTGAGGCGGCGCAGGGCGGCGATGCCCTCGGGCAGGACCCCCAGATGCCGGTTCCCGGAGCAGTCCAGCTCCTCCAAGgcacccagctccagcagcgcGGCGGGGAAGGCGGCCAGCTGGTTGTGGTCCACATCCAGGGCGCGGAGGTGCCGCAGGCGCCCCAGCCCCTCGGGCAGGCGGCGCAGGCGGTTGAAGCTGAGGTCCAGCTCCTCCAGGCGGCCCAGCTCGCCCAGGGCTCCGGCGCCCTCGGCCCCCAGCTCGTTGTGGCTCAGGCTCAGCTTGCGcaggccccgcagcccccccagcgccccgcCGTCGCCCAGGCCCCGCAGGCGGTTGTGGCTCAGGTCGAGCTCTGCCAGGCGGCCCAGGTGGCGCAGGGCGGCGTGGGGCAGGCGGCACAGCCGGTTGCGCCGCAGGCTCAGCACCCGCAGCCCGCTCAGGGCGGCGCCCACCTCCtcgggcagctcctgcagcccccgccCGCTCAGGTTCAGCGCCTCCAGCTCGCCCAGCGCCGCCCGCCGGGCTCCGGGGGCGAcgctggggggctgcggggggcccCCAGGCGGTCCCGAGTCCtcgggctcgggctcgggctccggctccggctccagCTCGGGCTCGTCCCGCAGCTTCCGTGCGCGCAGGGCGGCCTCACGCCACAGCCGCGCCGCCTTCGGGGGCTCCGTCTGCGCCATGGCACCGGGAGCgggccccccgcccgcccgccctacctgcagccgccgccgctgctgctcgCCATGGGCGCGGCCCCACCGCCGCAGCGGGCTCGGGGCTCCCCCGGGCTCCCCGCGGCTCCGCGCCGGCACTGCCCCGGCGCCGCCCCTGCACGTAGCCGGGCCGGGGAGGCGGGGAGGCGGCCACGGaccgccccgccgccgggaTGGGCCCCGGGGAGCCGGGCGTGGAGGGatgcggggtggggggggcttGAAAaccatcaccagcagcagccacagttAACCTTCCTTCCCATTAAAGCGTCTTTCTATATTGGAAGCCTGCGACCCCTTAGCTATTCAGGGCAGCTCTGCCACGTTCCTGCCAGGCTTTGTTTCCTTTGGTGCACACATCAGGCCAGACCCTAAACGCTGCTTCCACCTCCTCAGCTGAGCTTTGCCTCTGTGGCCCAGAGAAATACACCCGGGAAGCTCACAAAGGCATTTTGGAGTGGGGCAGGCTCGGAGGCTGTGGGCTCCTGAGCGGTGTGACCTTGCCCTTAAGAGTCAGAGGGCTGAACTGCCACGGTCACTGCACTAAATTACCAGATCTTCTTCAAGAATTTAGGAAGTAAAAGGAAGTGTATGGTCACTGGAAGGAAGGTTGGGTGACATGGGAGGTGGGGGGACTGCAGGGACGCTGCTTGCCTTTGTAGGGGCAGAATTCGCACGGTTATGGCCAGCAGCGCGAGGGACAATAAAAAGGGCTTTTAGGAGTATAtcagcaggaaaaggaggagcaGAGACAACGCTGTGCACACAGTGACACGGACAAAGCAGAGCCGTGACTCCATGATTatgtttaatgtgtttttcccCTCATTCTTCAACACCACTGAGGGGCTCCGGGCAAGTCAGTGGGCGCCACCAGCGGCAGCGCTGAGGGCAGCCTCCACACGGCAACACTTTGGGGACAGACCGGGCGAGGAGATCGACCCCTCTGAGGGCTGTGACCGCCACCAAGCCCACCACCAGTCCCCCTCAGGCCTCGGCTCCCGTCCGCCATGGCCGTGGCGCAGGCGGGAGGCGGCTCCGTTGCCGCggcgccgggcggggcggggcggggcggggcggggcggggcggccgAGGCCCgaagatggcggcggcgccgcGGCGCTcgcagcaccaccaccaccaccaccaccacccgccgctgccgccgccgcccgggccGGCCTCGCCGCCTCCACCGCCgcagccgcagccccagccGCAGCCGCAGCCCCAGCTCGCCGCCtcgccgccccgcagccccagcctggcGCCCGCCGAGCTGGCGGCGGCCGCCGTGCAGCGGCACAGCCTGGCGGGCCCCGAGGGCGAGGCCCCGCTGGACGCCGAGCGGCCTCCGGCGCCCGAGGGCCCTGAGGGAGCGGCCGGCTCGGCCGGCTCGGCTTCAtcctcctcatcttcatcctcctcatcctcctcctcgtcctcctcctcctccgtggCGTCCAGCCCGGCGGCGGAGAGCCCCGAGGCGGCGAGCGGGGCCTTCCGCGAGCTGCTGGAGGCCTGCCGCAATGGGGACGTGACGCGAGTCAAGCGCCTGGTGGACACCGGCAACGTCAACGCCAAGGACATGGCCGGCCGCAAGTCCACCCCGCTCCACTTCGCCGCCGGTGGGTGCCCAGCGccgccctgctgctggggcagggagcgggcAGCCGCCTGCACTGcctccctcagcctcccccagcGCCCTCCCGGGGGGTGCGTGGGCTGGGATCAGGCgtgttttcctctctgcttgtCACACGGGCTCCAAAGTGTCGCTTCCTCGCTCAGGGAGTGGGGAGCGGGCGCAGGGCGCAGCTGGCTTGGAGTCACGGGTCCCGTCTGGCTTAAAACTTAAGGGCTGCCGCAGTTCAGCTGGGTTTGGCAGGAGTCGTGCTCCACGCCTCGTGATTTCCAACGTTTGGCTTGgtctgggtggccctgctggccgATCTCACCCGCTCGGAGCTGGGTGAGGTGAAGTGGGACGGCCGAACCCGGTGGTAACATTAATAGCATCATAAAAGAAGCCAGCGGTGAGGTTCCGCAGGTCACCTCAACTGGAAGGAAGCGTGGCTTCCTAGCAAGTGTTCCTGTCGTGGGTTAGTGTGGGATTAGTTTATAATGAGCACTTTTCGTGTAGGGACTGCTCTTCAGTGGGGGCACGGGGTGAGCTAAGCTCATGATAAAACAGGGAGATGTCTTAAATCATCAGGCCTAACTCAGGACCTGCACGATAGCTGGGGCTGTGGTCATTTCTGACATGTGCCAGGGTGCTGCTGGACTGGAACTTATATGGCAGGGGGCACAGAGCTTGTTTGAGCTTTAAGTGATGCTGTTACGTATCAATCAAAGTAATTAACGAGACTGTGTTGAGGGGTCTATACCTAAAAGGTGGTGTATGGCTCTAAAACACCATGTTAAAATTGTTAACAAAAATCAACGCGTTCAGGCACAGCGTTACTTGGAACTCTGAATAGTGCTCTCTGAGCTTTTGTAAGTTTCTTGTCACTTTAAAAGTACAAGTGGCATTTCGTGATGCCCCTAAGGGAACTTGTGGTCCTGAGCTGTTTCCTTTGCGTTCTTCTCTAATCCCTGAAATCTACGAGTAAAGCACAACTTTATGCAAGCTGAGTTGAGGATGAAGATCTCCTCAAGTGCgggaattaattaatttcaggaATACTGGAACATAATGCTGGTATAACTGTGTGCGTGCAGGTAAAGTGCCTCATGTTTTGAAGCCTCACCTTGAGTCACTTCTCGCTTTGGATCTAAGCTTAAAATTAGACATCGATGCTTCCCCTTAAACTCTGAGGTCTCAAGTTGTAACTTCAGCGTTGGTACAAATGGtagtgctggagctgcagtgaCAGCTCCTACTTTGAGAAGTAGTGGACAAAACTAACTTGGGGTAGTAAGGCTTTGACAGGTGCCAGTGTCCGTAATATGTTGGTGTAGTAGCAGTAAAGATGCTTCCTTGCAACATGAGGAAAACAGTGGGTGAAGTCCTCATTTCTGACAAATTTCTGTTGTCTATTTTTCTAGATTTCAA
This genomic window from Aythya fuligula isolate bAytFul2 chromosome 4, bAytFul2.pri, whole genome shotgun sequence contains:
- the MFHAS1 gene encoding malignant fibrous histiocytoma-amplified sequence 1 → MAQTEPPKAARLWREAALRARKLRDEPELEPEPEPEPEPEDSGPPGGPPQPPSVAPGARRAALGELEALNLSGRGLQELPEEVGAALSGLRVLSLRRNRLCRLPHAALRHLGRLAELDLSHNRLRGLGDGGALGGLRGLRKLSLSHNELGAEGAGALGELGRLEELDLSFNRLRRLPEGLGRLRHLRALDVDHNQLAAFPAALLELGALEELDCSGNRHLGVLPEGIAALRRLKILWLSGTGLAALPEGLCQLGGLESLMLDGNQLRALPAGFGSLQRLKMLNLSSNLLAEFPAAVLALPGLEELYLSRNQLTVLPPRLCQLRQLRTLWLDNNRIRYLPDSVVLLHSLEELVLQGNQIAILPEGFGQLSRVTLWKIKDNPLIQPPYEVCMKGIPYIAAYQQELAHSQPALKPRLKLVLMGPKDAGKTLLRRCLMEEDGQKEDLGSLDAGSTQPRGCPGQQQDAGRAPAACCPFPEDASQQDLPSHVPSHRGKGEAPCPAPPTDAPQVPSGPGLSGSKGIEVMDWTADAERGLTFIVYELAGDPSYDVIQSFFLSPGALYVLVVNLSAYVPQHFYPSVGYFLHWLGSKVPHAVVCMVGTHADLCAERELEEKCLDIHQQIAQQEKRDAEGLQSLVQQVDEALGQDFDLRCSSPHAAFYGVSDKNLRRKKAQFQYLLNHRPQILSPVLPFSCRDRCQVRRLRDKLLSVAEHRDIFPNLHRVLPKSWQVLEELHFQPRAQQLWLSWWDSARLGLQAGLTEDRLQSALSYLHESGKLLYFEEHLTLREYVFHNLPRLIDILNVFCQQDAAVLLQKLLGDGHTDELRAAQLHHYVEGFLLHGLLPAHVIRLLLKPHVQSREDLQLILELLEKMGLCYCVNKPKCKPLNGAAAWYKFPCYVKNEVPHAEAWIHGANLSGQSFVVEQLQIEYSFPFIFPPGLFARYSVQINSHVVQRSDGKYQIYAYRGKVPVVVSYRPARGALQPDTLSIASHASLPNIWTAWQAITPLVEELNVLLQEWPGLYYTVHVLCSKCLKRGSPNPHTFPGELLSQPRPEGLTEIICPKNGSERVNVALVYPPTPTVISPCSK